The nucleotide sequence CGAGGTGATCGAGCTTGACCGTGTGGCCATGCGCTACGGCGATAACGAGTTGTTTTACGACGCGTCCTTGTCTCTGACGCCGGGCAGCTTTCATTTTCTGACCGGACCTTCCGGCGCGGGTAAAACCACGCTGATCCGTCTGTGTTATGGCGACCTGCTGCCCACGGGCGGCAATGTACGACTGTTCGGCGATCCGACAGTCACACTGGGTCGCGATGCATTGGCGCATGCGCGGCGCAGGATCGGCGTGGTGCATCAGGACGGGCAGTTCCTCGATCATCTGAGTGTAGAGGACAATGTCGCGCTCCCATTGATCGTATCGGGGCAACTCAACGCGGCGCGCCGGTCGGAGGTGCGGGATCTGCTCGGATGGGTCGGTCTGTCCTCGCGTAGGAACGCGCGACCGCAGGAGTTGTCGGGCGGCGAAAAGCAGCGTGCGGCGTTGGCGCGGGCGCTGATCCTGTCGCCGGATGTCATCTTGGCCGATGAACCGACGGGCAATGTGGATTGGGAAATGTCAGTCAGGTT is from Qingshengfaniella alkalisoli and encodes:
- a CDS encoding cell division ATP-binding protein FtsE, producing the protein MIELDRVAMRYGDNELFYDASLSLTPGSFHFLTGPSGAGKTTLIRLCYGDLLPTGGNVRLFGDPTVTLGRDALAHARRRIGVVHQDGQFLDHLSVEDNVALPLIVSGQLNAARRSEVRDLLGWVGLSSRRNARPQELSGGEKQRAALARALILSPDVILADEPTGNVDWEMSVRLLKLLLELNRLGKAVLLATHDLSLIRSVRGTVQARVLRLSDRRLGAGGADI